Proteins encoded by one window of Pseudochaenichthys georgianus chromosome 9, fPseGeo1.2, whole genome shotgun sequence:
- the LOC117453033 gene encoding uncharacterized protein: MGWNRKKGDTLHQALSTRYVKTSKRLLEETASLEELKTELHCVSDDMVSTWISDVKEWASGTSGTSEDILQTALQQSIEGLYLSVRQRKQSLYRQNDSSKLRHRLRRKLADDKKRLNQEILKYNQLVHDSARGIDVAAVEHSLSGGSIMSALWPWEVHGMANFTAKKNILDQVMLTRRLHEEKGILVLEMAQHWLQNMAVALKNKVAEEDVDKGNGGLGCTLRRKHAEASERLQVVLQQYKTALGPDASFLQHEEESQSGLSSPDTSEDEEGNII; encoded by the exons ATGGGATGGAACAGGAAAAAAGGTGACACCCTCCATCAGGCACTTTCCACAAGATATGTGAAG ACTAGTAAGAGGCTCCTGGAAGAGACTGCAAGTCTTGAAGAACTCAAGACGGAGCTACATTGTGTCTCAGATGACATGGTGTCGACGTGGATTTCCGACGTGAAGGAATGGGCATCTG GAACATCGGGTACTTCTGAAGACATCCTTCAAACAGCACTGCAGCAAAGCATTGAGGGGCTTTACCTAAGTGTGAGGCAGCGGAAGCAATCCCTTTACCGACAGAATG ACAGCAGCAAGCTCCGCCATCGACTTCGAAGGAAGCTTGCAGACGACAAAAAGCGCCTTAACCAGGAGATACTGAAATACAACCAGCTGGTACACGACTCTGCCAGAGGCATAGATGTTGCTGCGGTGGAGCATTCCCTCTCTGGAGGGAGCATCATGTCCGCGCTGTGGCCGTGGGAAGTTCATGGCATGG CTAACTTTACAGCCAAGAAAAATATACTGGATCAAGTGATGCTTACACGGAGACTGCACGAGGAGAAAGGCATCCTAGTGTTGGAGATGGCGCAGCATTGGTTGCAGAACATGGCAGTTGCTCTAAAAAATAAGGTGGCTGAGGAAG ATGTAGACAAGGGGAATGGAGGACTTGGGTGCACCCTAAGAAGGAAGCATGCTGAGGCGTCGGAGAGGTTGCAGGTGGTACTGCAGCAGTACAAGACTGCTTTAGGTCCTGATGCTTCTTTCCTTCAACATGAAGAGGAAAGTCAAAGTGGCCTAAGCAGTCCAGACACCAGTGAGGATGAAGAAGGAAACATAATTTAG